The window CGGCCGCCGGCGCCGGGGAACACGCGGCCGGAGCGACGCCGGCCGCCGCGCAGATCGACGCAGTGGACCCCGACGCCGTCGTCCTCCCCGGGAGCAAAAACACCGTCGACGACCTGCTCGCGCTCCGGAACGCGGGATTCGATCGCGCGCTCGCCGCGTTCGACGGGCCGATCGTGGGTGTCTGCGGCGGCTACCAGCAACTCGGCGAGCGGATCACCGACGCCTCGCTCGAGGGTACCGGCTCGGCGGACGTCGTCGAGGGGCTGGGACTGCTCCCGGTCGAAACCCGGTTCGACCCGGAGAAGCGACTCGAGCGAACGACCGTCGCCGTCGACGGGTCGGCGACGCCGCTGCTCGAGGGGGCGACCGGGACGGCCTCCGGCTACGAGATCCACGCCGGCCGTACCCGGGCCCTCGAGGACGTGGCGCGGCCGCTCGAGGACTCGAGTGCGGCGCGAGGAACGGTGCTGGGGACCTACCTCCACGGCCTGTTCGACAACGAGAACGTCCGTCGGGCCTTTCTCGAGGCGGTCGCGCGGTCGGCGGGTGTCGACCTGCCCGCTGTGGACAGGACCGACAGGTCGGCGCAGGCGAGTGCGGGCCCGGGTTCGTCGCCGTACGACCGGGCGGCCGCGCTCGTCGAGGAACACGTGGATCTCGAGCCGCTCGGCGAGCCGTACTCGTCGCGGTCGCAATAACGAAACGAGGGCCGATCAGGCGCTGCCGCGGTAGGTCCCCAGCAACTCCTCGAGGATGATACACTCCTGATCGGTCGAGTCGTAGTGGGTGTCGATGAACCGCTCTGCGGCCTCGTAATCGCCGCGAAGGCCGTGTTTCCGGACCGTAATGACCGCGTCGAGGAAGAACGTACCACCGTCGGCACCCAGCGCCTTCGCGTGATCCTCCTCGGAGATGTCGATCTCGGCTTTGATCTCGTCGAAGTTGAACGTCTCGACCTCGTGGTCGGGGTTGATGAGGGTCAGCACGTACTCCGCGGAGAACCGATAGAACTCGGATTTGCTCTCGAACATACCGTCTTCGACGAGCGTGTCGATCTCCTCGACGACCTCGTCGGGGTACCTGACGGTATCTTTCGCCATACTCGCTATCTCCACGTTGCTCGTTCATTACTGTTTCGGCGAATTATCGGTACGCATAGGTTTCTCCCGGAGAACGGCGTCGTTTTCCGGTTCGAAGTCCGCGTTGAACCGGAGGGGCAATTTGCTCGTCGACGGGTACTCGATCCGGTCGGCCACTCGCAACTACCTACAAATTTATTATTTATCGCCCTCAACTGTGGGGTGCAATGGCAGACGAAGCCGAAATCCGCGAGCAGATGATCGACGCGTTCGAAGGAGCCGACTACCCGATCTCGAGTCCGATGGACCTCGTTCCGGCGCTGCCGAACGGTCCCGGGACGAAGTTCGAGTCCGGCGACTTCTCGATGACAGCAATGGAACTGAACACGAAAGCCTCCGGTGGCGACTTCCCGTACGACGACGTGGAAACGCTCGTCGACGACATCATCGAGCAACTCAAAGAACAGGACGAACTGTAACCGGAACGCCCTCGCGACGACACCGAACGGGGGACCGGTCCGCGACCCGCAGCAGCGTCGCCGCACGAGCGCCGGGTCGACGGAAACCGACAACCGACAACCGACACTCGAGCGAGTAACGGAGACGGAACCGGGAAGCCGGGACGGATCCACCGTCAGCGATTTCGCTCAGACGTCCCCGACTTTTTCAGTGTTGGGCCGCTAGACGACCACTACCCTGTGTGTCGACCCATCGGCGCGGAGCGGTCCCCGGACCACCACATTCTTAATCTACGACGTGATCGAAAATAGAAAGGGAGCCGACTGAGGGTAGGTTGCGAATGACACGGGAGCAAAACGAGTCTCGAGGCGAGATGATCGTCGTTATCACGACCGCATCGCGGGGGGAGAGTCGTCTCCGTGAGCGACTGGGCGGCAAGGCTAACGTCGTCGTCCAGCCGGTCGATCCGGATCTCGAGGAAAACGGCGACGACCACGATCCGGACCTGGGGTCGATGCCGGTCCCCGACGGGAGTTCGACGGGGACAGGGACGGGGACCGCGACCGTACCGGACGGGCTGGTGATCGAACTCCGCGACCCCCGACCGGAGGTCCTCGAGGCGCTGCTCACCCGAATGGACGACGAGTTCGGCGACGGGGTACCGACGATCGTCTCATCCTGGAGTGGCAGCGAGGAACTCGCGGCGACCGCGGTTCGGGCCGACGCCGACGACTACGTCCCGATCGAGGGCAAGGATTCCGCCGACCGTATCCTTGAGACGGTCTCGTCCGGGTTGGAGCGCTCCGACCCGAGTGTGAAGTTCCACCGGATTATCGCCGAGGAGCTCCCGGACGAGGCGTTCGTCATCAGCGAAGACGGAACGTACCTCGAGAGCAAGATGAGTTCCGACTCCGTGGCACTGTATACGATATCGCCCAGCGAGCTGACCGGGAACCACCTCACGGACGCGTTTCCCGAAGAAGAGGCGGAGCGTCTCATGGCGTGTATCGAGCGGGCGATAGCGACGGAAGAGATCCAGACGATCGAGTACGACGCGCCGACGGTCGAGGGGCCGCGCCGGTTCGAAGGCCGTGTCGTGCCGGTCGACGAACGGATCGACGGCAAACGGGCCGTCGTCTGGCTGGCTCGAGACATCACCGAGCGGGTCGAGCGGGAACGGCAGTTACGTTCCCAGCGGGCCGAACTCGAGACGCTGAATCGGATCAACGCGGTCGTCCGCCAGGTGATCGAGACGCTCGTCGAGGCCCCCACCCGCGAGGCCATCGAGTGTGACGTCTGCGAACAGCTGGTCGCCTCGGAGCTGTACTCGGGGTCGTGGATCGTCGGCCGGACCGGCGAGGGCTCCCTCTCCTACCGGACGGGTGCGGGCGACGCGGAGACGTACCTCGAGCGGGTCCAGGAGATCGACATCGAGCACGAGCGGCCGGTCGAACGCGTCGGCCGGACGGGTGAGGTCGAGGCGGTCAACCACGTGTTAGAGAGCAACTCCCTGCCAGACGAACTCGAGGAGGCGGCCCGGGAGGACGAGGTACACGCAGCCATCTCCGTGCCGATCATCTACGAGGACGTCACCTACGGCGTGCTCTCCGTCCTCGCGAGCCGGGAAGACGCCTTTAGCGAGAGCGAGCAGGCCGGGTTCGAACTCCTCGGAGAGACGATGGGGTTCGCGATCATGGCGGTCCGGAACCGCCAGCTCCTGTTTGCCGACTCCGTCGTCGAACTCGAGTTCCGTATCGACGGTGGCGACTCGCTTTCGTTCGATCTCTCCGAGGAGTACGGCTGTACCTGCTCGCTCGAGTGGGCCGGTACCGGTACAAACGGCCGCACCTACCAGTTCGTGAACATCGACGGCCTCGGCGGGGAAACGGTCCTCGAGGAGGCGCGAAACCACGAGTCAATCGAGGAGTGCCGACTCATCTACGACGGGAACGAACAGTGCACCCTCGAGTTGCGGCTGTCGGAGTCGGGCGTCCGGACGCTCGCGAACCACGGCGCGACGATCAGGGACGTCACCGTCAGCGACGGCGTCGGAACCTGTCTCGTCGAGGTTCCGCAGAACGCGGACGTCAGGGAGATCGCCGACGCGCTCTCGCTCGTTTACGAGAACACGGAACTCGTGGCCCGCCGGGAGGTCGACCGACCCGTCAGGACCGCCTCGGAGCGGCGGGATCGCATCCTCGACGAACTGACCGACCGCCAGCTCACGACGCTCAGGCTCGCATACTACGGCGGCTTCTTCGACTGGCCCCGCGAGAGCACCGGCGAGGAGATCGCCGAAATGATGGACGTCTCGCCGCCGACGATGCACCAGCACCTCCGGAAAGGCCTCAAGACCGTTCTCGGCGAGTTCTTCGAGGAACACGGCCCCGCGCCGGACGAGGGCGAGTGAGCGCCCGCTCGAGGACCCGTTCCGTGTGCCCCCTGGCTGCCTAACTCTTTAGGAGCTACACTTGTCACATCGGGTGCGTAATCATTCACTGCTGTATAGGAGTGGTAGGTCGGGTTGCGAGGACGGTAGGTGGTGGGGATTCGAATGGATTTCCTCGCACCCGTTGCCTCCGGATATCCGAAGGCAGCGGCGGCTACGGTCTGGAGACTCATAACCTTGTCCGATAGACACGTGTGAACCGGATCGTCCGTCACGGCGATCGCACCCGGAGAAGTCGCCGGGCGCCCTGCTGCGAAGAACGAGAGAAAGAGAACCTACGACTCGAGTGCGTCATCGACCGCCGCGTCGACGAGTCCGTCCTCGAGCAGCGCGACGACGCTCTCGACGTCGGCATGCACCGGGCGATCACCCGTCTCGGTAAGGGGTGGGACGACCTCCCGCACGAGGTGCCGGACGGCGGCGGTTCCGTCGCCGAGCGAGAGTCCAGATCCGTTCCTGTCCCTTTCGTCACCCTCGCTCGAACCGCTCGCAGCCGTCGCGGCGTCGAAGGCATCGTCGACGTACTCGGCGGCTTCGGTTCCACAGATCAGTTCGGCCGCGACGATCCACGTCGCGTTCTCCAGGGCCGTCCGCACGCCGAGCGCGGACTGGGAACTCATGCTGACGTGGTCCTCCTGACCGCCGCTGACGGGCGTGTTGTCGCTCGAGGCCGCGTCGATCGCCCGGATCTCGTTGAGTAAGGCGGCGGCGGTGTACTGGGCGATCATGAATCCCGACTCGACGCCGCTGTCGGCCGCCAGGAACGGCGGGAGGTGGGGTTCTTGCAGGTTCGGGTTCAGCAGCCGATCGATCCGGCGCTCCGAGATGGCGGCCAGGTCCGTCAGCGCGAGGCGGACGTACTCGAGGCGCAGTGCCAAGGGCGCGCCGTGGAAGTTCCCGCCCGACAGCACCGACGCGCGGTCGGTCCCCGACGCACGGCCGGGGTCGGCGACGCGCTCGGCGGGGAACACGAGCGGGTTGTCCGTCGCGCTGTTGAGTTCGACGGCGACGGCCTCCCGGAGGTGCTCGAGGGCGTCCCGGACCGCGCCGTGGACCTGCGGGAGACACCGCAGCGAGTAGGCGTCCTGAACGCGGTCGCAGTTCCGGTGGGCCTCGACGATCTCGCTGCCCGCGGTGAGCCGTCGGATCGCCGCGGCGCTCTCCCCCTGTCCCGTGTGCGGTCGTACCTCGTGAATCGCCGGGTCGGACGTCGCCGTCGTGCCGAGACTCGTTTCGGTCGTCAGCGCGCCCGCGGCGTCGGCCGCACGGACGAGCCGTTCGCCGTCGACGACCGCGAGCGCGGCCAGCCCGACCGTCAGCTGGGTGCCGTTGATGAGCGCGAGCCCCTCCTTCGGGGCCAACGACAGCGGCTCGAGGCCGATCTCCGAAAGCGCCTCGTCGCCGGGGAGTCGCACGTCGTCTCCGTCTCGCTCGACGACGGCCTCGCCCTCGCCGACCAGCACCAGTGCCATGTGAGCCAGTGGCGCGAGGTCGCCGCTCGCGCCGAGGCTACCGCGGGACTTGACGACCGGGTGGACCCCCTCGTTACAGCACGCGACCAGGTGGTCGATCACGTCCTCGCGGATCCCGGAGTAGCCCTTCACGAGGGCGTTGATCCGGGCGACCATCATCGCGCGGACCTCCTCCCGCTCGAGTTCGCGGCCAGCCCCCGCGGCGTGGCTGCGAAGCAGGTTGTGCTGGAGCGCCTCGAGATCCTCGGTCGGGATCCGCTCGTCGACGAGTTCGCCGAAGCCGGTGTTGAGCCCGTAGACGGCCTCCTCGCCGTCGACGACGTCTTCGACGCGCTGACGCGACGCTCGCACTCGCTCGCGGGCCGGTTCGGGCACGACGACCGTCGCGTCCTCCCGGGCGACCGCGACGACGTCCTCGGGCGTCAGCGTCTCGCCGTCGAGTTCGACCGCGCTCACGATCGAACCACCTCGCCGCCCTTCAGGACCGTGTCCACTGCGGGCGTGTCGAACCGGTAGGCGATGTGGGCGTACGACGGCGCCTCGAGGACGACGGCGTCGGCCGGCGCACCGACTCCCAGCGTCCCGGTCCCGTCGTCGCGGTCGAGCGCCCGGGCGGCCGCGCTGGTCGACGCTCGCAGCGCCTCCGCGGGGGTCATCCCCATCTCGACGCAGGACAGCGTCTGGACGAACCCCATGCTCCGGGAGTGGCAGTTCGGGTTGAAGTCCGTCGCGACCGCGACCGGCCAGCCGGCCTCGAGGAACGCCCGCGCGTCGGCATAGTCGGCCCCGAGGCCGAACGCCGTCCCGGGCAGCAAGACGGGAACCACGTCCGCCGCGCGCATCGCCTCGACGTCCTCGTCGGTCGCGTGCAGGAGGTGGTCGGCGCTCGCGGCCGCGAGGTCGGCCGCCAGTTCCGCCCCGCCCAGCCGCGTGAACTCCTCGGCGTGGACCTTCGGCGTCAGTCCGGCCTCGAGTCCGGCCTCGAGGACCCGCCGGGACTGCTCGACGTCGAAGACGCCCTCCTCGCAGAAGACGTCGCAGAACTCGGCGATCCCCTGGGATTCGACCGCCGGGAGCTGGTCGTCGACGACGCGGTCGACGTAGTCGTCGGTCGACTCCCCTTCCGGAACGGCGTGGGCACCCAGGAACGTCGGAACGAGGTCGACGGGGTGGGCCTCGTCGGCCCGGTCGATCGCCTCGAGCAGGCGCAGTTCGGTCTCGGTGTCGAGACCGTAACCGGACTTGACCTCGACGGTCGTCGTTCCCCGCGCGAGCATGGCGTCGAGGTGGCCGAGCAGGTTCTCGAGGAGGGTTTCGTCGCTCGCCTCGCGGGTGGCCCGGACGGTCCGCAGGATCCCGCCGCCGTCCTCGAGGATCTCCTGGTAGCTCTTCCCGCGGAGTTTGGCCTCGAACTCGTCGGAGCGGTCGCCGGCGAAGACGGCGTGGGTGTGGGGGTCGACGAAGCCGGGGACGACGGCGTTCCCGTCGGCGTCGACCGCGACGTCGGCGTTCTCGGGCGGGTACTCGCGGACGATTTCGTCGGTCGTGCCGACGGCGACGACTTCGTCACCGACCGCGGCGAAGGCGCCGTTCTCGATGGTCTCGAGAGGGCCTTCGTCCTCGTCGTCGTTCGCTGGCCCGACGACCAGTTCGCTCGCGCCGTAGACGACGCACGTCCGCTCCGTCATCGTCTCCCCTCCAGATAGCCGGCCAGGAAGTGTGCGACGGCCCGCGCGGCCGCGTCGACGGTGAGGTCCCGGCGGTCGAGTGCCGGTGCACACTCGACGACCTCGAACCCGGCGATCCGGTCGTCGCCGGCGAGTACCCGCAGGACCCGGTACAGCTCCCGGGTCGACAGCCCGCCCGGCGTCGGCGCGCTCACGCCGGGTGCGGCCGCCGCGTCGAGGACGTCGCAGTCGACGCTGACGTAGACGCGGTCGACATCGTCCATCGCCTCGAGCGCGCGTCCCGTCGCCGCGACCGGATCCTCGCCGACCTCCTCGGCGGTGACGACCTCGCCGCGGTGCTCGCGGACGTAGTCGTGGTAGGCCGTCGAGGTCTCGAAGTGGCGCGCCCCGAGACAGGCGTAGCGGTCGAGTCCGTCTTCGAGCAGTTGCCGGTACGGCGTGCCGCTGGTCGGGCCGTCGACGGGTTCGCGGACGTCGAGGTGCGCGTCGAGGTTGACGACGCCGACGGCGGCGTCCTCGAGCAACGGCGCGACGTTCGGGTACGTAAGCGAGTTGTCTCCGCCGAAGAAGACCGGGAGGGCCTCGCGGTCGTGGACGAGCGCCGTCGTCTCCGCGAGGGTCGACTGGACGTCGGCGACGGCTTCCTCGTTCTCCGGGCCGTCGACGAGCCGTCGGACGTCACCGAGGTCGGCCACCGAACGGACGGGACCGCCGTCGAAGTGGTGGGTCTTCACCCGCGCGAGCGACCGCCGGATCGCCGTCGGCCCCTCGCGTGCGCCGTCGCGTCCGATGACCGCGCCGTCGTAGGGTTCGCCGACGAGGACGGCTTGGGCGTCCGGCGCTTCGGAGCCGTCACCGTCACCCGGCGTCTCGACCACGTGGCCGAACAGTTCGTCGTTGGGGTCGCTCGCCTCGGCGACCGTCCGCCAGCCGCCGGCCGCATCCCAGTCGGGGTGGACGGTCAGTCGGTCGGCGAGGTCGTCGTCTCCGCTCATCGCTCGAGATCGGCCTCCGTTGCCATCGGTACCTCGACGTTCGATTCGCGGGCTTCTGAAAGTGCCTCCTCGTAGCCCGCGTCGGCGTGGCGGATCACGCCCATCCCAGGGTCGGTGGTGAACACCCGGCGGGCCTTCTCGGCGGCCAGGTCGCTCCCGTCGAGGACGACGTGGTTGTTCGCGTGGAGGGCGTTGCCGATGCCGACGCCGCCGCCGTCGTGGACGCTGACGATGTCCGCGCCGGCCGCGCAGTTCAGCAGGGCGTTCAGGATCGGCCAGTCCGCGACCGCGTCGGTGCCGTCCTTCATGGCCTCGGTCTCTCGGTTGGGGCTCGCGACCGAGCCCGCATCGAGGTGGTCCCGCGTGACCACGACCGGGGCCGAAATCTCGCCCTCGGCGACCAGTTCGTTGATCCGCAGGGCGAAGCGCGCGCGCTCGGTCAGTTCCTCGTCGCCCTCCGTGCTGTAGCCGAGCCAGCAGACCCGGCTGGGGAGTCCTTGAAATTGAATCTCGTCCTGTGCGAGTTCGATCCACCGCCGGAGATGGTCCTTCTCGGGGAACAACTCGAGGACGGCCTCGTCGGTCCGGTGGATGTCCGCCGGATCACCCGAGAGCGCGACCCAGCGGAACGGCCCCTTGCCGCGACAGAACTGCGGGCGGATGTAGGCGGGGACGAACCCGGGGAAGTCGAACGGCTGGCGTTCATCGGGCTCGCTGCCAGACACGGGCCACGGGCGCTCCTCGCGGTGGTCCTCGACCTGGCCGCGGATGTTGTTCCCGTACTCGAAGGCGACCGCACCCCGATCCTGTAACTCGAGGATACCGTCGACGTGGCGCTCCATCGTCTCGAGGCTCTCCTCGCGGTACGTTTCGGGATCGCTCTCGCGGAGTTCGTCGGCCTCCTCGACAGTGTAGCCCGCGGGGTAGTACCCCTCGAGCGCGTCGTGAGCGCTGGTCTGGTCGGTGACCACGTCCGGGACGAACCCGCGCTCGAGGAACCGTTCGTGTAACTCGGCGGCGTTGACGTGGACGCCGACGCTATAGGCTTCGCCTGCTTCGGCGGCCTCCTCGGCCCGCTCGATCGCCTCGTCGACGTCGTCGACCTTCTCCATGCAGTAGCCCGTCTCGATGCGCCGGTCGATCCGCTCCTCGTCGACCTCGGCCGCGATGCAGACGCCGCCGTTCATCGTGACCGCGAGCGGCTGTGCGCCGCCCATCCCGCCCAGGCCGGCGGTCGCGACGATCTTACCGCTCAAATCGCCCTCGAAGTGTTGCCGTGCCAACTCGGCGAGCGTCTCGAAGGTCCCCTGGATGATCCCCTGGGTACCGATGTAGGCCCACGACCCCGCGGTCATCTGGCCGTACATGATCTTCCCCTCGGCCTCGAGTTCGTGGAAGTGCTCCCAGTCGTCCCACCTGCCGACGAGGTTCGAGTTCGCGATCAGCACCCGGGGCGCGCGCTCGTGAGTTTCGAACCGACCCACGGGCTTGCCCGACTGTACCAGGAGGGTCTCGTCGTCCGGGAGCGTCCGGAGTTCCTCGAGGATGGCGTCGTAGGCGTCCCACGACCGGGCCGCCCGGCCGGTGCCGCCGTAGACGACCAGCTCTTCCGGCTTTTCGGCGACCTCCGGATCGAGGTTGTTGTTGAGCATCCGGAGTGCGGCCTCCTGTCGCCAGCCCTCACACTCGAGATCGGTCCCGGTCGGCGCACCCTGGTACTCGCGCCACTGGTTGCTCGGCTCGCCGAGTCGATCCCGTGCCTGCGTCGACGATTGCTGTTCTGTCATGTTCAGTACTAGCACGTGACGGACCAATATCGATCACGTTCCCTTCGGAAGTGCCTTTATACGTTAAGGCGTGCTTGTTGGTACCACGTGTACGAAGCGACCTTTGCCATCGCGGACTCGACCGTCTACACGGAACCGACCGAAGGGAGCGACTGCAGGATCGAACTCTGGTGTAACGAGCACTCGGACCTGCTCTACGCCGCTGGCTCCCGGATCGAGCCGCTGCTCTCGCGGATCCGCGACACCGTCGGGGTCGAAGAGCAGGTCCGACACGACGACGAAGCCGTCGTCATCACGAGTTCGTGTTTCAAGGGGTACGACGAGACCCACATCGACCGCTACCTCGCAGCGCACAACTGTCTGCTCGTGCCACCGCTGCGGTACGAGGACGGCACCAAACACTGCCGGATCCTCGCGCTCGAGGCCGACAGCCTCACCGACCTGTACGTCGACCTGCTCGAGGACGGGTTCCACATCGACGTCCGCAGCAAACGCGAGATAACCGTTCCCTCTCACTCCTCGCCGCTGTTGACCCTGGACGACGCCCTGCCGGAACTGACGGGCCGCCAGCGCGAGGTGCTGTCGCTGGCCGTCGAGCGGGGGTACTACGAGTTGCCGCGGGAGACGACGACCGAGGCGTTGGCCGGGGAACTCGAGGTCAGTCGGCGGACGGTGGAGGATCACCTCCGGCGCGCCGAGCAGAAACTGTTGACGACGCTGGTGTCGTACCTGTACTAGGGTACTAAGGTACTAGGGTTCGACGAGTTCCGCCGCCCTCGCCGCCTCCTCGGCCCGCTCGAGCAGGTCGTCGGGCTCGCTCTCGAGGAGCCGTTTCTGGCGTGCGTTCGTCTCCGTGCGGTCGGGCGCGACGCGGTTACAGCCCGCGTCGATCGTCGAGTCAGTGAACGTCCCGATCTCGCGGGCGCGGTCGACGATGTCGTGTTTGTCCCAGGTCAGTAGCGGTCGGTGGATCGGCAGCGACGTCGCCCGGCTGGTGACCCCGAGGTTCTGGACGGTCTGGCTCGACTTCTGGCCGACCGCCTCCCCCGTGACGATCCCGTGGGCGTCGACGCGCTCGGCCAGCACCTCCGCGGCCCGGTAGAAGAAGCGCCGCAGGGAGAGCATCCGGCCGACCTCCATCTCGTCGACCAGCAGATCGACCGTCTCGCCGCCGGGGACCTTGTAGGCCTGCATGTCGAAGTTCGGAGCGTACTCGGCGAGCGTCCGGACCGTCTCCATCGCTCGAGCCTCGTGGTCGATCCCCCCGTACTGTCCGAGGTCCACGTAGACCGGGACGATCGGGCTGCCGCGTCTCATCATCTCGTAGGCAGCCACCGGCGAATCGATCCCGCCACTGACGAGCGCGATCGTCTTCTCCTGGGCCCCGAGCGGGAGCCCGCCCGGTCCGGAGACCGACTCGAGGTAGACGAAGGCGAGGTCCTCCCGGACCTCAACGCCGAACGTGACGTCCGGGTCGTCGAGGTCGACCGCTGGTTCGAACTCACACTCGTCCTCGACGACGTCCCAGATGGCCGCCCCGCCCTCTCGAGCGAGGTCCTCGCTGTCGTAGGGGAGGGTCTTGTCGGCCCGGCGGGCGTCGACGGCGAACGTCCCGCCGTCGTAACACTCGCGGGCGGTCTCCTCGAGGACCTCGAGGATTCGCGCTTTCTCCGTGCTGACGGTCACCGCGGGACTCGCGGAGACGACGCCGAAGGTGTCCGTGGCGGCCGCGGTCGCGGCGTCGACCGCGTCCTCGTCCGTGTGGATCAGGGGGCGATTCCAGCGGCGCTCGACCTCGCCGGGGATGGACCGATCCTCGAGCAAGGCCTCGAGGTTCGCCGCGAGGAGGTCTTCCATGTAGCGTTTGACCGTGTTACTCTTCGTATTGAGGTCGCCGTGGCGGACGAGGACCGTGTCGGCTCCAGGGGGGCGCATGGGCGTGGATAGATGACCGGGGCTATAAGGGGGTTACGAGCGTGGCCCGTCGAATTACCCGGCCGACTCGCCGATCGAGGGGTTCATCCGGCCCGTATGGGCGTAGATACCGCCGACGAGGACGACTCCCGCGAGCAGCGGCAGGGCGGCGCTGACTCCGTAAACGAACTCGAAACTGACGGCCTCGACGAGCGGGAGCGAGACGAGCGGTCCGAGTCCGCCCCCGACGTCGCCGAGGACGTTGTTGGTCCCCATCGCGCGACCGACCCTGTCCTCGGGGGTGAGATCGGCCAGCAACGCCGTCAGCGGGCCGCCGACGCCGCCCTGCCCCGCACCGATCAGCACGCAGGCGAGTACCAGCACCTCGAAACTCCGACCGACCGACAGCGCGACGAACCCGACGAACGAGGTAAGCAGAAAGCCCAGCAGGACGGGGACGCGAGCGCCGACCGAATCGCTCAGGACGCCGCCACCGAGCGTAAACACCGACCCGGTGAGCACCGTTACGGCCATCAGCATGCCCGACGACCCCTGCGCGTCGAGGCCGAAGATCGAGACGGCACGCGCATCGAGCAGGAGCACGAGCGTCGAGAACAGCACGCCGATGTACGCGAAGTAGAGCCCGAAGTTCACGAGGCCGACGGTGACGGCCGGCACCGAAATCTCGAGGTCCCAGGGCTTGACCGACTCCTGTTCTCCCTCGACGTGCGTTTCGGGGACGATCAGGTACGCGATGACGCTCGCAAGCCCTGCGAACGAGGCCGCGAGGACGAACGCCGCGCCGTTGCTCCAGACGTCGCTGACGATCCCGCCCAGCACCAGGCCGGCAGGGAAGCCGAACGTGATCCCCGCCCGCACGATGCCCATGCTCGTCCCTCTCGAGTCGGCCTCGCTGACGTCGGCCGTGATGGTGTAGGCCGTCGCGAAGACGAGGGCACTACCCAGGCCCCACAGTACCCGTGCAACGATGAACCAGAACTCCGGGAGCGGAGCAACCAGCGCGACGACGTACATCGAGGTCGCGACCCCCTCGATCGCCAACCCGGCGATAAACGGCGTGCGGGTGCCGATCCGGTCAACCAGCGCGCCGGCCGGCGCGTTCGCCACCAGCCGGGTGAACCGGTTCGCGCTCAGGATGAAGCCGACCATGAACGCGGAGATCCCCAGGTACTCGCCGAGGTTCGGCAGGATCGGGAAGATGACCCCGCCGCCGAATCCGACGAAGAAGGTGCTGGCGACGACCGCGAGCACGACCCGGTTGGACTCGAGGGAGGGGAACTTCACTGGTGATCGCTCCGTACTATTTCGAAACGTAACTCGTCTCGACGAACGAGACCCCAGCTAATCGTTCTGTCGGATCCGGTCCGCACTGTCGCTACCGGGCCGGGACTGATCCGGTGGGACGTGACGCTCGAGTGCGATATCGGACGGCAGTGGCTACTGGAGCGGAACCAGGAGGAAAACGGGACTCCAGATTCGGACCGACTGGACCGCTCAGAACGTCGAGAGTTCGCCGTCGATTACGCGGCGGGTGATCTCCGTGACGTCTCCGAGTTCGCGGTCGACGATCGCTTCGATCTCGGCGTCGACGTCGTCGATCGTGACGCCGTCCTCGGTGACGACGTGGACG of the Halobiforma lacisalsi AJ5 genome contains:
- a CDS encoding MTH865 family protein; this translates as MADEAEIREQMIDAFEGADYPISSPMDLVPALPNGPGTKFESGDFSMTAMELNTKASGGDFPYDDVETLVDDIIEQLKEQDEL
- the hutG gene encoding formimidoylglutamase; translated protein: MSGDDDLADRLTVHPDWDAAGGWRTVAEASDPNDELFGHVVETPGDGDGSEAPDAQAVLVGEPYDGAVIGRDGAREGPTAIRRSLARVKTHHFDGGPVRSVADLGDVRRLVDGPENEEAVADVQSTLAETTALVHDREALPVFFGGDNSLTYPNVAPLLEDAAVGVVNLDAHLDVREPVDGPTSGTPYRQLLEDGLDRYACLGARHFETSTAYHDYVREHRGEVVTAEEVGEDPVAATGRALEAMDDVDRVYVSVDCDVLDAAAAPGVSAPTPGGLSTRELYRVLRVLAGDDRIAGFEVVECAPALDRRDLTVDAAARAVAHFLAGYLEGRR
- a CDS encoding bacterio-opsin activator domain-containing protein codes for the protein MTREQNESRGEMIVVITTASRGESRLRERLGGKANVVVQPVDPDLEENGDDHDPDLGSMPVPDGSSTGTGTGTATVPDGLVIELRDPRPEVLEALLTRMDDEFGDGVPTIVSSWSGSEELAATAVRADADDYVPIEGKDSADRILETVSSGLERSDPSVKFHRIIAEELPDEAFVISEDGTYLESKMSSDSVALYTISPSELTGNHLTDAFPEEEAERLMACIERAIATEEIQTIEYDAPTVEGPRRFEGRVVPVDERIDGKRAVVWLARDITERVERERQLRSQRAELETLNRINAVVRQVIETLVEAPTREAIECDVCEQLVASELYSGSWIVGRTGEGSLSYRTGAGDAETYLERVQEIDIEHERPVERVGRTGEVEAVNHVLESNSLPDELEEAAREDEVHAAISVPIIYEDVTYGVLSVLASREDAFSESEQAGFELLGETMGFAIMAVRNRQLLFADSVVELEFRIDGGDSLSFDLSEEYGCTCSLEWAGTGTNGRTYQFVNIDGLGGETVLEEARNHESIEECRLIYDGNEQCTLELRLSESGVRTLANHGATIRDVTVSDGVGTCLVEVPQNADVREIADALSLVYENTELVARREVDRPVRTASERRDRILDELTDRQLTTLRLAYYGGFFDWPRESTGEEIAEMMDVSPPTMHQHLRKGLKTVLGEFFEEHGPAPDEGE
- the hutH gene encoding histidine ammonia-lyase, whose amino-acid sequence is MSAVELDGETLTPEDVVAVAREDATVVVPEPARERVRASRQRVEDVVDGEEAVYGLNTGFGELVDERIPTEDLEALQHNLLRSHAAGAGRELEREEVRAMMVARINALVKGYSGIREDVIDHLVACCNEGVHPVVKSRGSLGASGDLAPLAHMALVLVGEGEAVVERDGDDVRLPGDEALSEIGLEPLSLAPKEGLALINGTQLTVGLAALAVVDGERLVRAADAAGALTTETSLGTTATSDPAIHEVRPHTGQGESAAAIRRLTAGSEIVEAHRNCDRVQDAYSLRCLPQVHGAVRDALEHLREAVAVELNSATDNPLVFPAERVADPGRASGTDRASVLSGGNFHGAPLALRLEYVRLALTDLAAISERRIDRLLNPNLQEPHLPPFLAADSGVESGFMIAQYTAAALLNEIRAIDAASSDNTPVSGGQEDHVSMSSQSALGVRTALENATWIVAAELICGTEAAEYVDDAFDAATAASGSSEGDERDRNGSGLSLGDGTAAVRHLVREVVPPLTETGDRPVHADVESVVALLEDGLVDAAVDDALES
- the hutI gene encoding imidazolonepropionase, which encodes MTERTCVVYGASELVVGPANDDEDEGPLETIENGAFAAVGDEVVAVGTTDEIVREYPPENADVAVDADGNAVVPGFVDPHTHAVFAGDRSDEFEAKLRGKSYQEILEDGGGILRTVRATREASDETLLENLLGHLDAMLARGTTTVEVKSGYGLDTETELRLLEAIDRADEAHPVDLVPTFLGAHAVPEGESTDDYVDRVVDDQLPAVESQGIAEFCDVFCEEGVFDVEQSRRVLEAGLEAGLTPKVHAEEFTRLGGAELAADLAAASADHLLHATDEDVEAMRAADVVPVLLPGTAFGLGADYADARAFLEAGWPVAVATDFNPNCHSRSMGFVQTLSCVEMGMTPAEALRASTSAAARALDRDDGTGTLGVGAPADAVVLEAPSYAHIAYRFDTPAVDTVLKGGEVVRS